The following is a genomic window from Rhinoraja longicauda isolate Sanriku21f chromosome 26, sRhiLon1.1, whole genome shotgun sequence.
TCATTGGTGACTTCCCTCCCCTAACTAACTTTCGAAACAGTGGGCGTGCAAGCATCATTTATAATCGTGGTTGGTTTTGTCGAGCTTgtgcattagcaaatttgccgatgatactaagctgggtggtagtgtgaattgtgaggaagatgcaataaggctgcagggtgacttggacaggttgtgtgagtgggcggatacatggcagatgcagtttaatgtagataagtgtgaggttattcactttggaagtaagaatagaaaggcagattattatctgaatggtgtcaagttaggaggagggagagttcaacgagatctgggtgtcctagtgcatcagtcaatgaaaggaagcatgcaggtacagcaggcagtgaagaaagccaatggaatgttggccttcgtaacaagaggagttgagtataggagcaaagaggtccttctacagttgtaccgggccctggtgagaccgcacctggagtactgtgtgcagttttggtctccaaatttgaggaaggatattcttgctatggagggcgtgcagcgtaggttcactaggttaattcccggaatggcgggactgtcgtatgttgaaaggctggagcgattgggcttgtatacactggaatttagaaggatgaggggggatcttattgaaacatatgataattaggggattggacacattagaggcaggaaacatgttcccaatgttgggggagtccagaacaaggggccacagtttaagaataaggggtaggccatttagaacggagatgaggaagaactttttcagtcagagagtggtgaaggtgtggaattctctgcctcagaaggcagtggaggccagttcgttggatgctttcaagagagagctggatagagctcttaaggatagcggagtgagggggtatggggagaaggcaggaacggggtactgattgagagtgatcagccatgatcgcattgaatggcggtgctggctcgaagggctgaatggcctactcctgcacctattgtctattgtctattgctatatTGGCAGCCTTGGCCTTCTGAGATTACTCATTCCAGAGACTTGAGCCAACAGTCCAGGCTAACACTCCAGTGCTGAAAGAAGGCTGCACCTTTAAAGTGAGGCATTACACCGTGCCTTTGTCGGCATGTTCAAGTGTATGTAAAAGACACATCAGCACGAGAGCTCCACCCAGCATTTATCTCTGAATGTTTGCCAAAAGCAATAAATTATCTGTTCATTGTGGAAACTTGTTGCTCACAAATTGGCATTGTCTTTCCTACAATTAACATATCAGGAAAGGTGTGCTCTATAATGCCTGGCCCTTATCGGTCTCAGTCGGACAGATGCTGTGGAAACAGTGTGTGGTTGTTTCTGACCCTCTTGTTGCTGATATTAATGGAACAGGTTGTCCCATGATCTCTGCTTTCactaacccaccactctttgaTTGCTTCAGGGGATGCTGAACACAAGCCATACATCTGTGGTGAAGCAGACAGTGACACGATCATGCTGGACGGGACCGAGGACTATCTAATCCTCGCCTGTGACGGCTTCTATGACACCATGGAACCGGACGAAGCCGTCAAGGTGGTGGCCGACCACCTTAAGGAAAACAACGGTGACAGTAGCATGGTGGCGCACAAGTTGGTGGCATCCGCACGAGACGCTGGTTCCAGCGacaacatcactgtcatcgtggtCTTCCTGCGGGACCTGAACGCGCCGCTGGAAGAGGAGGCCAACGGAGACGCAAAGTGGTCAGGCAACTCTTTTGATGGGGCCCAGGGCGATGGCGGGGACGATAAAGAGAATCAAGGTGACTACCAAGGTCCTCGGACCCAGCCTCACTACGGGACTGGCTCAGAGCTAGCCCAAGATACTCGCGAGGATTCACTCACCGACAGAACTAGTCTGACATTAGGCCCTCAGGTCATCCTCCTTTGCGACCAAGGTTCGCAGGGTCATCAAGCACTGGCGGCGAGTGCCAAGGACTCCCCTCCGCCGCAGTGCAGACCAAAGAGGGCCGATCCGCCCAGCGTGGAACTGCCGCTCTCAACCTTGCAGGAACGAGGGGATTTTGAGCTGGACGAGGTCCGGCCTTGGAAGCCTTCGCTGGCGGGCCAGAGCAAAAGCCGGAGCAGCAGGGCAGAGAGTCCCGCCGCCCAGGAAAATCCCACCGCGgcccacagagtctcttgcgcagTGAATCAGCACGGACAACAATCAGCCCCACCGCCACAGCACGGCGCAGCCCTCACTCAGAGACACAGCAGCAAAACCAGCGCTGGGCCAAGCAGTCGGAATCACAGGGGGGACACTCACTGGGAATCACGGCAGAAAAAAGTGGGCAGTATATGTCGCTCGGGCTGGGCTGGCGTCAGCTGGCACCGGCAGATGGCAACTAGTTTACGTGGCGTCTGTCTACTGCAACAGTAAATAATTCATGTAGTTCCACCATTACTAGACCAACACCCCTGCCCCCTTTCCCAGACAGACTTTCTTCACTAGCTTACTTACATTTCAAATGAATAGTCCGCACACTATCTTATATTCCAGCCTAAGAGTAGCTGAAGCCTCTAGCAGTTAGCCACATCACCCAGATGAGAGTCTAATCTGTTTTCCCCCAAAGCAGAGCTGGCTTCACCATGGTGTCTATTGTGACTGAGGACACTTCACTGATATTGACCAGGGGTATGAGCAGATCTGGGTCCTCAatcacatcaggcaagaggttccCTTTGCACTCTTGGATGGGGTCACATTTAGGTCATTTGACATGTTTTATTCCTTAGGGAACAATAAAATAGGTTTTTGTGGCAGCGAGGGTCACCTTCACACATTTATTTCCTATGAGGTGATTGCAAATTCTCAAATTGCCCAAGATAAGATTAGAACTTTTACTCTGTGGATTATTGGTCTGGTAATAACGACTATAGACATTACTCAGCCTTTAATATCTTTCTCCCACCTGAATCTCTTGTGTTCAGTTTCATTTTACTATGGACTATCTCCAGCTGGTCTGGTGAGTGACTCTCATGTGACTATCCCCCACGCCCCAGAACTGGGCAATCGGCAGGAAACAACTGGAAGTTCAAAGAGACCTTTGCTCAGATATTCACTTCTAAAACTTAGTCACAGTGAGAAAAACTGGCCTGAGGGAAGAGATCCAATCGTGAAAGGGGAAGTGGAGTGGTGAGTTAGTGTGGCAGTGAATCTTTCTGAAACTGTAGAGCTCAAAGAAGTACAGTAATCATGACGCTGTTAGCATTCAATAGTGAAAAGTATTTAAATGTCTCTTGCTGTAGATTTCATTTGAAACTAATCAAATCCATTTTCAAACTAATTATTCTTATACATCtataaaaagcttttcctcaaggATCCTGTAATAGTTACACATTGAATAGTTGTTCTTTAATATACAGTAATAGTCTTCTGATCAGGTCAATTCACACCAAATACCAATAGTAGCAACCCCATGAAAACAATGAGTTCACTGTAATAGTTACAATTTATCAAGTATCTCCTCAACAAACTAAAAGTAATTCTGTAACATGTATGATGCATTAGTAGTTCTGATCCGAGTATATACCTGTACTGGTACCTGTACAAGTCTGATTATTAACTGTGCTAATACACTATTCAAATGCAATGGAACATGTGCCACTTTCTGTAGCAGCCCAACTGTAATCAATGTACCAGCACTGGCAACGTGGTCTCACAATATAATTTCACCTGTAATGGTAACCTTTAGTAATCCAGCCATTCAACTGAGCTACTACTGGTCTAACTGTGCATCTATCTGGCATTTGTGGTCTGACAGTAGACCACTGCAGCATGGATGCTTGCAACAGTCCAATGATATACGTGTACAGGTACTCACAATGATCTGACACTACCTGTACGTATTCCTGTGCTGGTACCTGTAGCAGTCTGATTACAGAAGTATCTGCAGGTACTGACTGTACACATGTAGCAGCTCAACTGTACTGTTCTAGCTGCATACCTGTTCTGATACTTGTCATTCTACAGGGACTAATCATACTTGTACCAGTTTCACTGCATACCTGCATTTGAACCTGTGGCAGTTTGACTGTGCTACTTCAAATGCAGCGTTCCCTGTAGTTGTGGAGGTACTGACTACACTTATAGCAGCTTGATAGTACAGTCCTGTTCATGTGTACTAGTTCCACACTTTAGAGCAATCTCGTTTTGTAAAACGCAgtgtttaaattaatgcagctGGTAGTAGCAAGTAGTCTTTAACTTGGTTTGAATTTCTGTACCCTTTTTTGCTGCTTGCTCAAGTAACAAACTCAGTTCCAATCACTATCAATATTTCATGTTGAGTATCTTGTAATTTTTAAATGGTATTTCTGGTGATTATAATGTAAAAATGATATATTAAAATAATCATAACTCAACAACTTCAAGAGGTGACTATTGTAATTATCTGTTTAATGCTGTTTTGTCTGTGTACATTTTGTGTTCTCTGTAATATGTGATGTGTATTGAAAATGATGGAGCACTTTGAATTAtcagaaacaaagttaacaagCCTTTAATGATTAAAGGGACTGGACCAGTTTGACGAGCCCTTATTTACTTgctggggagaggaggtggaTTTTCCACAA
Proteins encoded in this region:
- the ppm1e gene encoding protein phosphatase 1E isoform X2 — protein: MWLIPCCSKWRREKQARRPGVLSWIHVGGWIWITVGSELAAGSVNQNGLENCKIPLVRRNWLSLPIARFALLPTGHSNAPFSLAAALARATTNEILQSDLSLLHYVPKLLDGTDGMTQFDSTKLARMVFSKLHVVCCSWVKDLPLTRRSHPYFETSIHAIKNMRRKMEDKHVCLPDFNTLFNLEDQEEQSFFAVFDGHGGVDAAIYASIHLHVNLARQEIFQHDPAEALCRAFRLTDERFVQKAARENLRCGSTGVVTFLRGNMLHVAWLGDSQVMLVRRGQAVELMKPHKPDREDEKQRIEALGGCVVWFGAWRVNGSLSVSRAIGDAEHKPYICGEADSDTIMLDGTEDYLILACDGFYDTMEPDEAVKVVADHLKENNGDSSMVAHKLVASARDAGSSDNITVIVVFLRDLNAPLEEEANGDAKWSGNSFDGAQGDGGDDKENQGDYQGPRTQPHYGTGSELAQDTREDSLTDRTSLTLGPQVILLCDQGSQGHQALAASAKDSPPPQCRPKRADPPSVELPLSTLQERGDFELDEVRPWKPSLAGQSKSRSSRAESPAAQENPTAAHRVSCAVNQHGQQSAPPPQHGAALTQRHSSKTSAGPSSRNHRGDTHWESRQKKVGSICRSGWAGVSWHRQMATSLRGVCLLQQ
- the ppm1e gene encoding protein phosphatase 1E isoform X3 gives rise to the protein MASSASEEKAFRRFLELLLREFRGPLGEDDPLPLRPVSNHITEDEVEGECLDLCLQHLCRYNAPFSLAAALARATTNEILQSDLSLLHYVPKLLDGTDGMTQFDSTKLARMVFSKLHVVCCSWVKDLPLTRRSHPYFETSIHAIKNMRRKMEDKHVCLPDFNTLFNLEDQEEQSFFAVFDGHGGVDAAIYASIHLHVNLARQEIFQHDPAEALCRAFRLTDERFVQKAARENLRCGSTGVVTFLRGNMLHVAWLGDSQVMLVRRGQAVELMKPHKPDREDEKQRIEALGGCVVWFGAWRVNGSLSVSRAIGDAEHKPYICGEADSDTIMLDGTEDYLILACDGFYDTMEPDEAVKVVADHLKENNGDSSMVAHKLVASARDAGSSDNITVIVVFLRDLNAPLEEEANGDAKWSGNSFDGAQGDGGDDKENQGDYQGPRTQPHYGTGSELAQDTREDSLTDRTSLTLGPQVILLCDQGSQGHQALAASAKDSPPPQCRPKRADPPSVELPLSTLQERGDFELDEVRPWKPSLAGQSKSRSSRAESPAAQENPTAAHRVSCAVNQHGQQSAPPPQHGAALTQRHSSKTSAGPSSRNHRGDTHWESRQKKVGSICRSGWAGVSWHRQMATSLRGVCLLQQ
- the ppm1e gene encoding protein phosphatase 1E isoform X4; the protein is MKGCTWSATDLMFSNAPFSLAAALARATTNEILQSDLSLLHYVPKLLDGTDGMTQFDSTKLARMVFSKLHVVCCSWVKDLPLTRRSHPYFETSIHAIKNMRRKMEDKHVCLPDFNTLFNLEDQEEQSFFAVFDGHGGVDAAIYASIHLHVNLARQEIFQHDPAEALCRAFRLTDERFVQKAARENLRCGSTGVVTFLRGNMLHVAWLGDSQVMLVRRGQAVELMKPHKPDREVIGAQWTTCRIFFIQMCTFDDGDEKQRIEALGGCVVWFGAWRVNGSLSVSRAIGDAEHKPYICGEADSDTIMLDGTEDYLILACDGFYDTMEPDEAVKVVADHLKENNGDSSMVAHKLVASARDAGSSDNITVIVVFLRDLNAPLEEEANGDAKWSGNSFDGAQGDGGDDKENQGDYQGPRTQPHYGTGSELAQDTREDSLTDRTSLTLGPQVILLCDQGSQGHQALAASAKDSPPPQCRPKRADPPSVELPLSTLQERGDFELDEVRPWKPSLAGQSKSRSSRAESPAAQENPTAAHRVSCAVNQHGQQSAPPPQHGAALTQRHSSKTSAGPSSRNHRGDTHWESRQKKVGSICRSGWAGVSWHRQMATSLRGVCLLQQ